One part of the Streptobacillus ratti genome encodes these proteins:
- the nagA gene encoding N-acetylglucosamine-6-phosphate deacetylase, with the protein MIIKNARIFDGDKFIPENVLILSGDKIEKITTVSELNDELMSKHEVVDIEGKVLSPGFIDLQLNGCGGVLFNDEITVKTLEIMNETNKRFGCTSFLPTLITSPDEKILKALRLIDEIKDTKEQIGVLGLHIEGPYISVEKKGVHRPDYIRVLNDSLIDEIAKVGYEGVKIITIAPENALVKHLKVLKESKINIALGHTNATYEQVEEKKEYFTHATHFFNAMRGFDSREPGVVGYLLDKKNIQCGIIVDGLHASFPSIRVVKEVMKSNMYLVTDAVSPMGTDMKEFIFEGHLVRHENGKCWDPKTGSLGGSALDMITGIKNLIKEVKISEEEALRMATSYPAKAVQVDDRYGYVKEGYIADLTFYNSEYRVEGTISKGKLQRY; encoded by the coding sequence ATGATAATCAAAAATGCTAGAATATTTGATGGAGATAAATTTATTCCTGAAAATGTATTAATACTTAGCGGAGATAAAATTGAAAAAATAACAACAGTGTCAGAACTTAATGATGAGTTAATGTCTAAGCATGAAGTAGTAGACATAGAGGGTAAAGTTTTATCGCCTGGATTCATAGATTTACAACTTAATGGGTGTGGAGGAGTTTTATTTAACGATGAAATTACTGTAAAAACATTAGAAATTATGAATGAAACTAATAAAAGATTTGGTTGTACTTCATTTTTACCGACATTAATTACATCTCCAGATGAAAAAATATTAAAAGCTTTAAGATTAATAGATGAAATTAAAGATACTAAAGAGCAAATTGGAGTTTTAGGTTTACATATTGAAGGTCCTTATATAAGTGTGGAGAAAAAAGGTGTTCATAGACCAGACTATATTAGAGTATTAAATGATAGTTTAATAGATGAAATAGCTAAGGTTGGATATGAGGGAGTTAAGATAATTACTATAGCTCCAGAAAATGCCTTAGTTAAACATTTGAAAGTATTAAAAGAAAGTAAAATAAATATTGCTCTAGGTCATACTAATGCTACATATGAGCAAGTTGAAGAAAAGAAAGAATACTTTACTCATGCTACTCATTTCTTTAATGCAATGCGTGGATTTGACTCAAGAGAACCTGGAGTTGTTGGATATTTATTAGATAAGAAAAATATACAATGTGGAATAATAGTAGATGGTTTACATGCTAGTTTTCCATCAATAAGAGTAGTAAAAGAGGTAATGAAATCAAATATGTATTTAGTTACAGATGCAGTATCACCTATGGGAACAGATATGAAAGAGTTCATATTTGAGGGACATTTAGTTAGACATGAAAATGGAAAATGTTGGGATCCTAAAACTGGTTCATTAGGTGGGTCAGCACTAGATATGATTACAGGTATTAAAAATTTAATTAAAGAAGTTAAAATTAGTGAAGAAGAGGCTTTACGTATGGCAACTTCATATCCAGCTAAAGCTGTTCAAGTTGATGATAGATATGGATATGTAAAAGAGGGATATATTGCAGATTTAACTTTCTATAATTCAGAATATAGGGTAGAGGGGACAATTTCAAAAGGAAAACTACAAAGATATTAA
- a CDS encoding thiamine diphosphokinase, which produces MKYCVFLNGEYPEFNDYHFELIKDRKIYCADGGANFAYRHGIIPHAIVGDLDSVNLEVLDYYKSKNVEIYDYSNDKDYTDFSIALIHICKIEDVCMNNRFEKEEIDFYQDKDVLVFGATGGRIDMSIANAKLLANNKNMKYITHNNELMYYVDKEDKILGKSNKKFSLIPLSDLKGLTLEGFVYNLENKDISRNMSLVSNVIKDDIAKISVKKGDMLIIVEI; this is translated from the coding sequence ATGAAATATTGTGTATTTCTAAATGGAGAATATCCTGAATTTAATGATTATCATTTTGAATTAATAAAAGACAGAAAAATATATTGTGCAGATGGAGGAGCTAATTTTGCATATAGACATGGGATAATTCCTCATGCTATAGTTGGGGATTTAGATTCAGTTAATTTAGAAGTTTTAGATTACTATAAATCAAAAAATGTTGAAATATATGATTATTCAAATGATAAAGATTATACAGATTTTTCTATAGCTTTAATACATATATGTAAAATAGAAGATGTATGTATGAATAATAGATTTGAAAAAGAAGAAATTGATTTTTATCAAGATAAAGATGTGCTAGTATTTGGTGCTACTGGTGGTAGGATAGATATGAGTATAGCTAATGCTAAATTATTAGCAAATAATAAAAACATGAAATACATTACACATAATAATGAATTAATGTATTATGTAGATAAAGAAGATAAAATATTAGGTAAATCTAATAAAAAGTTTTCACTAATACCACTTTCTGATTTAAAGGGTTTAACTCTTGAGGGTTTTGTTTATAATTTGGAAAATAAAGATATTTCAAGAAATATGTCATTAGTTAGCAATGTTATTAAAGATGATATAGCAAAGATTAGTGTTAAAAAAGGAGATATGTTAATAATAGTTGAGATATAA
- a CDS encoding heavy metal translocating P-type ATPase gives MKYTVCGLDCAGCASKLEEHLKTHDNVKNLSINFSTKSLVVDFNVENENSIEELVKYGRKKEMSFDVKLENKSEVQFLEEIEELKDQKIHMFISLILFIFALFVDKYLYMYLKYDSELYLYYVPLYIFAYAIVAFPIIKDAIKSIKNGDCFNEKVLMMVASLLAIFIREYEEATGVMLFYTLGEYFQEYSVLKSRKGIRSLIDLNDNKVHILNETKNEFVDVDVNLIKAGDIFYVKPGEKILLDGKIYIGSADIDTSMITGESLPRYFEKDDEVLAGMINLTKTLAIEASKSFDESSIYKIVEMIENSGHNKSKMEKFVTKFSRYYTPIIFTLAIFITIVPPLFFKKISFMDSLYSGIVLLVIACPCALVLSIPLTFFSGIGRAAKEGILIKGADIFDNIDKIDSVFLDKTGTITEGKFKVNSVFEDLEKIDIDVKEVYEYIYKAEENSNHPIAKSIISFINKKFGLVDSIEDEEKFYEYISLCGHCGCCHDYSEHYKTKDVKIEKHEPKGHYYGDECKNHVKKLQDNEKCECESHSHDEICLKNQFSKNKKIVEIDEIAGLGLSVKFEDRDLLIGKKKMLEDRNIYIPQINFMNDKNSSLVYVAIDNIFVALFVIKDKIKDDTKEAIALMKHVGIKEVVMLTGDNLDSAKEVGNILGIDKIYSNLLPQDKLDILLKEKEDKHILFVGDGINDAPVIAVADVGVAMGNMGQDITINTADIVLNTDSLTKISVLKKISNKMKMIVFQNLLFIISIKLIIITFGIFNFMSMWVAVFADVGVTILTVLNAMRMRYVRL, from the coding sequence ATGAAATATACAGTATGTGGGCTTGATTGTGCTGGTTGTGCTAGTAAGTTAGAAGAACATCTTAAAACGCACGATAATGTTAAGAATTTGAGTATAAATTTTTCAACTAAGAGTTTAGTTGTAGATTTTAATGTTGAAAATGAAAATAGTATTGAAGAACTAGTAAAATATGGTAGAAAAAAGGAAATGTCTTTTGATGTTAAATTAGAGAATAAATCTGAAGTTCAATTTTTAGAAGAAATAGAAGAATTAAAAGATCAAAAAATACACATGTTTATATCACTAATTTTATTTATCTTTGCACTATTTGTTGATAAATATTTATACATGTATTTAAAATATGATTCAGAACTTTATTTATACTATGTACCTCTTTACATATTTGCTTATGCTATAGTTGCATTTCCTATTATTAAAGATGCTATTAAATCAATAAAAAACGGAGATTGTTTTAATGAAAAGGTACTTATGATGGTAGCATCATTATTAGCTATATTTATTAGAGAGTATGAAGAAGCAACAGGAGTAATGCTATTTTATACATTAGGAGAATATTTCCAAGAATATTCCGTTTTAAAATCAAGAAAAGGTATTAGAAGTTTAATAGATTTAAATGATAATAAAGTACATATTTTAAATGAAACTAAAAATGAGTTTGTAGATGTTGATGTTAATTTAATTAAAGCTGGAGATATTTTTTATGTTAAACCAGGAGAAAAAATATTGTTAGATGGTAAGATATATATAGGTAGTGCAGATATTGATACTTCTATGATAACAGGTGAATCACTTCCTAGATATTTTGAAAAAGATGATGAAGTATTAGCTGGTATGATAAATTTAACTAAAACTTTAGCAATTGAGGCAAGTAAAAGCTTTGATGAAAGTAGTATATATAAGATAGTGGAAATGATAGAAAATTCAGGGCATAATAAATCTAAAATGGAAAAATTTGTTACTAAATTTTCAAGATATTATACACCAATAATATTTACCTTAGCTATATTTATAACTATAGTTCCACCACTTTTCTTTAAGAAAATAAGTTTTATGGACTCACTATATAGTGGTATAGTACTTTTAGTTATAGCTTGTCCTTGTGCATTGGTTCTTTCTATACCACTTACTTTTTTCTCAGGTATTGGTAGAGCAGCCAAAGAGGGAATATTAATTAAGGGTGCAGATATATTTGATAATATAGATAAAATTGATAGTGTCTTCCTAGATAAAACAGGAACTATAACAGAGGGAAAATTTAAGGTTAATTCTGTTTTTGAAGATTTAGAAAAAATAGATATAGATGTAAAAGAAGTTTATGAGTATATATATAAGGCTGAGGAAAATTCTAATCACCCTATAGCAAAATCAATAATCTCTTTTATAAATAAAAAGTTTGGATTAGTTGATAGTATAGAAGATGAAGAAAAATTTTATGAATACATTAGTTTATGTGGACACTGTGGTTGTTGCCATGACTATTCAGAACATTATAAAACAAAAGATGTTAAAATAGAAAAACATGAACCTAAAGGTCATTATTATGGTGATGAATGTAAAAATCATGTTAAAAAATTACAAGATAATGAAAAATGTGAATGTGAATCACATAGCCATGATGAAATATGTTTGAAAAATCAATTTTCTAAAAATAAGAAAATAGTAGAAATTGATGAGATTGCAGGACTTGGATTAAGTGTTAAATTTGAAGATAGAGATTTATTAATAGGTAAGAAAAAAATGTTAGAAGATAGAAATATATATATACCTCAAATAAATTTTATGAATGACAAAAATTCTTCTTTAGTTTATGTTGCTATAGATAATATTTTTGTTGCCTTATTTGTCATTAAGGATAAAATAAAAGATGATACAAAAGAAGCTATTGCTTTAATGAAACATGTAGGTATTAAAGAAGTAGTAATGCTTACTGGAGATAATTTAGACTCTGCTAAAGAAGTAGGGAATATTTTAGGTATAGATAAAATATATTCAAATCTATTACCACAAGATAAATTAGATATTTTACTTAAAGAAAAAGAAGATAAACATATATTGTTTGTAGGAGATGGAATTAATGATGCACCTGTTATTGCAGTAGCTGATGTAGGAGTTGCTATGGGGAATATGGGTCAAGACATTACTATAAATACGGCAGATATAGTTTTAAATACAGATAGTTTGACTAAAATATCAGTTCTTAAGAAAATTTCAAATAAAATGAAAATGATAGTTTTTCAAAATTTATTATTCATTATTTCAATAAAATTAATAATAATCACATTTGGAATTTTTAATTTTATGTCTATGTGGGTTGCAGTGTTTGCCGATGTTGGTGTTACGATACTTACAGTTTTAAATGCAATGAGAATGAGATATGTGAGGTTATAA
- a CDS encoding metal ABC transporter solute-binding protein, Zn/Mn family: MKKIIFKLIMFLILITNVSLSKLKIGVSMLPYYSFTSNIVGDKADVIQILPADVDVHAYQPSPDEVKKISGLDVLIINGTGIDNYMYNLVKASNNKKLVIINANKNVALLPIAGERGNTKSVNTHTFIAIQAAIQQVNTIAKELSKIDNKNSSYYLKNAREYNKKLSNIKSKKIKELSELRKGINLTVATTHGGYDYILGELGIKVGVVIEPKNHGKPSANDLKIAIDLIKENKIDILFESDGSASPYTKAVQKETGVVVEQLLHMTNGKYTKDAFEKDIEKNINRIINALRKVKQK; the protein is encoded by the coding sequence ATGAAAAAAATAATATTTAAATTAATTATGTTCCTTATATTAATCACTAATGTATCTTTATCAAAACTTAAGATAGGTGTAAGTATGTTACCTTATTATTCTTTTACTAGTAATATAGTCGGAGATAAAGCTGATGTAATTCAAATTCTTCCAGCTGATGTAGATGTACATGCTTACCAACCATCACCAGATGAAGTTAAAAAAATTTCTGGTTTAGATGTATTAATAATTAATGGTACAGGAATTGATAACTATATGTATAATTTAGTTAAAGCATCAAATAATAAGAAGCTTGTTATAATTAACGCAAATAAAAATGTTGCACTACTACCTATAGCAGGTGAACGTGGGAATACAAAATCTGTAAACACACATACATTCATAGCTATACAAGCAGCTATACAACAAGTAAACACTATAGCAAAAGAATTATCTAAAATAGATAATAAAAATAGTAGTTACTATTTAAAAAATGCAAGAGAATATAATAAGAAATTATCAAATATTAAATCAAAAAAAATAAAAGAACTTTCTGAATTAAGAAAAGGAATTAATCTTACAGTAGCTACAACACATGGTGGTTATGACTACATCTTAGGTGAATTAGGTATAAAAGTAGGTGTCGTAATTGAACCAAAAAATCATGGTAAACCTAGTGCTAATGATTTAAAAATAGCAATAGATTTAATAAAAGAAAATAAGATAGACATATTATTTGAATCAGATGGAAGTGCATCTCCATATACTAAAGCTGTGCAGAAAGAAACTGGTGTAGTTGTAGAACAATTACTGCATATGACTAACGGTAAGTATACTAAAGATGCTTTTGAAAAGGATATTGAAAAAAATATAAATAGAATAATCAACGCATTAAGAAAGGTGAAACAAAAATGA
- the pheT gene encoding phenylalanine--tRNA ligase subunit beta: MLISLNWLREYIDLDKNIDIKELENALTMIGQEVEKIEKQGEHLTKVLTAKVLEKVAHPNSDHISICQVDNGEKVQQVLCGATNHKVGDIVAMAQIGAELEKGFVIKKAKIRGEESNGMLCSEVELKIGKDNDGIMILPQDTKLGIPMNEYLGLDDIIFELEITPNRPDCLSHIGIARELAVYYSKKLQLPKVNVTVEDKEDIEISIEKGLSNRYLARVIKGVKVDKSPEWLKNRLEAVGIRSINNIVDISNYVMLETNQPNHIFDFNKFNSKKITVSRAKNDEKFVTLDEKERVLNNEDIVITNGEKTVALAGVMGGTEVEVDENTTDILIEVAHFDNIMVRKTNRKFALSTESAYRFERAVNTENMEYVIDRITSLVKEIAGGIVCNINDDYPVKPEIKVTTLSLPRLHRFVGKEIEKDKILDIFEKLEVKINDKGEELLLTAPSHRQDLINQFDYFEEVIRMVGFDSIENEMPLVKLTKERLEDTTKFVTDIKKLVSNLGMREVINYSFIPKNALEKVLFEIPNENIIEIKNPIVEEFSILRPTLMYSLIKNVRDNINRGANDIRFFEVSRRFTKQEVNKFDEKSVTINGMQVFEKETLALILSGSKIKNIWNAKPENYDFYDLKGVVEAIFEKLRFMNYKIRRSENKAYHPGRSVDIFVGKELIGSYGELHPDVLENMDVEKSNILYGEIYLDLIKKYISNNIKYKGLSKYQSVPRDIALVVNEDVLVGEMLKTIEKIDNSIEKVELFDIYQGLGIEKGYKSVAISIVMRDDNKTLEEKEINDIMTKIINKLTKDFGATLRG, translated from the coding sequence ATGTTAATTTCATTAAATTGGTTAAGAGAATACATAGATCTTGACAAGAATATAGATATAAAAGAGCTGGAAAATGCCTTAACTATGATAGGACAAGAAGTAGAAAAAATAGAAAAACAAGGAGAACACTTAACTAAGGTTTTAACTGCTAAAGTTTTAGAAAAAGTAGCACATCCTAATTCTGACCATATTAGTATATGTCAGGTTGATAATGGAGAAAAAGTTCAACAAGTATTATGTGGAGCAACTAATCATAAGGTTGGAGATATAGTTGCTATGGCTCAAATTGGAGCCGAACTTGAGAAAGGTTTTGTGATTAAAAAAGCAAAAATTAGAGGAGAAGAATCTAATGGAATGCTTTGTTCTGAGGTAGAACTTAAAATAGGAAAAGATAATGATGGAATAATGATATTACCACAGGATACAAAACTTGGAATACCTATGAATGAATATTTAGGTTTAGATGATATAATATTTGAACTTGAAATAACACCTAATAGACCTGATTGTTTATCTCATATAGGTATAGCTAGAGAACTTGCAGTATATTATTCTAAAAAATTACAATTACCAAAAGTAAATGTAACTGTTGAGGATAAAGAAGATATAGAAATATCTATAGAAAAAGGACTGTCAAATAGATATTTAGCAAGGGTTATTAAAGGTGTTAAGGTAGATAAAAGTCCTGAATGGTTAAAAAATAGGTTAGAAGCAGTTGGAATTAGAAGTATTAATAATATAGTTGATATATCAAACTATGTAATGCTTGAAACTAATCAACCTAATCATATTTTTGATTTTAATAAATTTAATTCAAAAAAAATAACAGTTTCTAGGGCAAAAAATGATGAAAAATTTGTAACTCTTGATGAAAAAGAAAGAGTACTTAATAATGAAGATATAGTAATAACTAATGGAGAAAAAACTGTAGCACTTGCAGGTGTTATGGGTGGAACTGAAGTTGAAGTTGATGAAAATACTACAGATATTTTAATAGAAGTTGCACATTTTGATAATATCATGGTTAGAAAAACTAATAGAAAATTTGCACTTTCAACAGAATCTGCATATAGATTTGAAAGAGCAGTAAATACAGAAAATATGGAATATGTAATAGATAGAATTACTAGTTTAGTAAAAGAAATAGCTGGTGGGATAGTATGTAATATTAATGATGATTACCCAGTTAAACCAGAAATTAAAGTTACTACTTTATCACTTCCAAGATTACATAGATTTGTAGGGAAAGAAATAGAAAAAGATAAAATATTAGATATATTTGAAAAATTAGAAGTTAAGATTAATGATAAGGGAGAAGAACTATTACTTACTGCTCCCTCACATAGACAAGATTTAATCAATCAATTTGACTATTTTGAAGAAGTAATACGTATGGTAGGATTTGATAGTATAGAAAATGAAATGCCTTTAGTAAAACTTACTAAGGAAAGATTAGAAGATACTACTAAATTTGTAACAGATATTAAAAAACTTGTGTCTAATTTAGGAATGAGAGAAGTAATTAATTATAGCTTTATACCTAAAAATGCTTTAGAAAAAGTCTTATTTGAAATTCCTAATGAAAATATTATAGAAATTAAAAACCCTATAGTAGAAGAATTTAGTATTTTAAGACCTACATTAATGTATTCTCTTATTAAAAATGTAAGAGATAATATCAATAGAGGTGCAAATGATATTAGATTTTTTGAAGTAAGTAGAAGATTTACTAAACAAGAGGTAAATAAATTTGATGAAAAATCTGTTACAATAAATGGAATGCAGGTTTTTGAAAAAGAAACTTTAGCCTTAATATTATCTGGAAGTAAAATTAAAAATATATGGAATGCTAAACCAGAAAATTATGATTTTTATGATTTAAAAGGTGTAGTAGAGGCTATATTTGAAAAACTTAGATTTATGAATTATAAGATTAGAAGAAGTGAAAATAAGGCATACCATCCTGGAAGAAGTGTAGATATATTTGTAGGAAAAGAACTTATTGGAAGTTATGGAGAATTACACCCAGATGTATTAGAAAATATGGATGTAGAAAAAAGTAATATACTTTATGGTGAAATATATTTAGATTTAATTAAGAAATATATTTCAAATAATATAAAATACAAAGGGTTAAGTAAATATCAATCAGTTCCTAGAGATATTGCATTAGTTGTAAATGAAGATGTTTTAGTAGGAGAAATGTTAAAAACTATAGAAAAAATTGATAATTCAATAGAAAAAGTAGAACTATTTGATATATACCAAGGATTAGGAATAGAAAAAGGATATAAGTCTGTTGCTATTAGCATAGTTATGAGAGATGATAATAAAACATTAGAAGAAAAAGAAATAAACGATATTATGACTAAAATTATTAATAAATTAACTAAAGATTTTGGAGCTACATTAAGAGGCTAA
- the pheS gene encoding phenylalanine--tRNA ligase subunit alpha, translated as MLDKLKLIKDRALSEIEKLDSIQDFNDMKIRYLGKKGEFTAIMKEMGNIVAEKRKEFGALANEVKTELQDKFDEKLLKLREEAKKIKLESETLDISLPGKSLEKSSLHPLTKTLFEIKEIVSEMGFDIVDGPEVESTYLNFDALNIPKTHPSRELTDTFYITDDVILRTQTSPVQIRYMKEHKPPFKMISIGKVYRPDYDVSHTPMFHQVEGLMIGKDVSFSNFKATLESIVQRIFGADRNVRFRPHFFPFTEPSAEMDVECGVCRGKGCRLCKNTGWLEILGSGMVNIKVLESAGIDGEIYQGFAFGLGVERVTMLKYGIDDLRAFFENDIRFLEQF; from the coding sequence ATGTTAGATAAATTAAAGCTGATAAAGGATAGAGCGTTATCAGAAATAGAAAAATTGGATTCTATACAAGATTTTAATGATATGAAAATAAGATATTTGGGTAAAAAAGGGGAATTTACAGCTATAATGAAAGAAATGGGAAATATTGTAGCTGAAAAAAGAAAAGAATTTGGTGCACTTGCAAATGAAGTTAAAACTGAATTACAAGATAAATTTGATGAAAAATTATTAAAATTAAGAGAAGAAGCTAAAAAAATTAAACTAGAATCTGAAACATTAGATATTTCATTACCGGGAAAATCTTTAGAAAAATCTAGTTTACATCCTTTAACTAAAACTTTATTTGAAATTAAAGAAATAGTTAGTGAGATGGGATTTGATATAGTAGATGGGCCTGAAGTTGAAAGTACTTACTTAAATTTTGATGCTTTAAATATACCTAAAACACACCCATCAAGAGAATTAACTGATACGTTCTATATCACAGATGATGTGATTTTAAGAACTCAAACATCTCCAGTACAAATTAGATATATGAAAGAACATAAACCACCTTTTAAAATGATTTCTATAGGTAAGGTATATAGACCAGATTATGATGTTTCACATACACCTATGTTTCATCAAGTAGAGGGTCTAATGATAGGAAAAGATGTTAGTTTTTCTAACTTTAAAGCTACACTTGAAAGTATAGTACAAAGAATATTTGGAGCAGATAGAAATGTAAGATTTAGACCACACTTTTTCCCTTTTACTGAACCAAGTGCAGAAATGGATGTTGAATGCGGTGTTTGTAGAGGAAAAGGGTGTAGACTATGTAAAAATACAGGTTGGTTAGAAATACTAGGATCAGGTATGGTAAATATTAAAGTTCTTGAATCGGCAGGAATAGACGGAGAAATTTATCAAGGATTTGCATTCGGACTTGGAGTGGAAAGAGTTACTATGCTTAAATATGGTATAGATGATTTAAGAGCATTCTTTGAAAATGATATTAGATTTTTAGAACAATTTTAA